Proteins found in one Deltaproteobacteria bacterium genomic segment:
- a CDS encoding ribbon-helix-helix protein, CopG family has protein sequence MAPVITPKEEVDLKTTSVRLAAAMVEELDQVARDAGQSRNEVIVQLLRYALDAHHAETKKKR, from the coding sequence ATGGCCCCAGTCATCACGCCCAAGGAAGAGGTCGACCTGAAGACGACGTCCGTCCGCCTGGCCGCGGCGATGGTGGAGGAGCTGGACCAGGTGGCCCGCGACGCCGGCCAGAGCCGGAACGAGGTCATCGTCCAGCTGCTGCGCTACGCGCTGGACGCGCACCACGCCGAGACGAAGAAGAAGCGCTGA